A window from Peromyscus eremicus chromosome 1, PerEre_H2_v1, whole genome shotgun sequence encodes these proteins:
- the LOC131900984 gene encoding olfactory receptor 52H1-like translates to MYNLSCYNPTSFILVGIPGLEKFHIWIGIPFCVIYVVAIVGNCILLYLIAVEQSLHEPMFMFLSMLASTDLILSTATVPKLLSNLWFDSQEITFSGCLTQMFFLHFSFVVDSAILLAMAFDRYVAICLPLRYNTILTPQVMVKIMVSIIVRSFSVILPDVFLLKRLPFCKTRVIPHTYCEHIGVARLSSADISVNIWYGFSVPLMTVISDVILIAVSYIFILRAVFLLSSQGARQKALSTCGSHVCVILMFYTPAFFSILAHRFGHSVPRNVLILFANFYVAIPPALNPVVYGVKTKQIQDKFLLLFSLRKTQ, encoded by the coding sequence ATGTACAACCTAAGCTGTTATAACCCAACTTCTTTCATCCTTGTTGGGATACCCGGCTTGGAAAAGTTCCACATCTGGATCGGGATTCCTTTTTGCGTCATCTATGTTGTGGCTATTGTAGGCAACTGTATCCTCCTCTACCTGATTGCAGTGGAGCAGAGCCTCCATGAGCCCATGTTCATGTTCCTGTCCATGCTGGCCAGCACAGACCTCATCTTGTCCACTGCCACAGTACCCAAACTGCTCAGCAACCTCTGGTTTGACTCCCAAGAAATTACCTTCTCTGGTTGTCTCACTCAGATGTTTTTTCTGCACTTCAGCTTTGTAGTGGACTCAGCTATCCTGTTAGCCATGGCATTTGATCGCTATGTGGCTATTTGCTTGCCCTTGAGGTACAACACCATCCTGACTCCGCAGGTGATGGTCAAGATTATGGTGAGCATTATTGTGAGGAGCTTCTCAGTCATCCTGCCAGATGTATTCCTGCTGAAGCGGCTGCCATTTTGCAAGACACGTGTTATCCCTCACACATATTGTGAGCATATAGGCGTTGCCAGGCTTTCCTCTGCAGACATCTCTGTCAACATCTGGTATGGGTTTTCTGTTCCTCTCATGACTGTTATCTCGGATGTCATCCTGATTGCTGTATCCTACATCTTCATCCTCAGGGCAGTTTTTCTGCTCTCCTCTCAGGGTGCCCGCCAAAAGGCCCTGAGCACATGTGGTTCCCATGTCTGTGTCATCCTCATGTTCTACACACCTGCCTTCTTCTCCATTCTTGCTCATCGTTTTGGGCACAGTGTCCCTCGTAATGTTCTCATCTTATTTGCCAACTTCTATGTGGCTATCCCTCCGGCTCTAAATCCAGTTGTTTATGGAGTGAAGACCAAGCAGATCCAGGACaaattccttcttctcttctctttgagGAAGACACAATGA